The Malus domestica chromosome 10, GDT2T_hap1 genome contains a region encoding:
- the LOC103411998 gene encoding disease resistance-like protein DSC1 yields MASSSSAAAGAISPRRKHDVFLSFRGEDTRDTFTSHLHAALLRKKLDIYIDYKLERGDEIRPALVEAIGKSKLSVIIFSKNYASSTWCLGELLHILGCKEGDGQFVIPIFYDISPADVRKQQGSYAVAFAQLEERFKDCMDKVLEWRDALEKAANLSGFDNSNKAGTEADFVEKVVQVILTKLNCKQSSDSKGLVGIETKIEEIESLLCIDSPDICTVGIWGMGGIGKTTLAGAVFNRLTSKFEASCFLANVREESRKQGPKNLQNILLREILNEKDLTIGTPSIGSKLVRERLSRTRVLIVLDDVNDSEQLELLVGDDVRFGPKSRIIVTTRDRRLLNEMVGEDKIYEVKGLKNDEALQLFQMHAFKNKSPTTEYTEFSRKVIDYIKGVPLALKTLGALFLHCKTEEDWDEELRKLKKFPSEKVQNVLRLSYNGLEENEKECFLDIACFLKGMDVDSAKRMIQLRGFFENGIQVLIDKSLLSISMTNCLEMHDLLQEMGQKIVGEQCTDEPGKRNRLWAPEDVCQVLENNTGTAKVKCIYVDTSSLTRLQLSGSSFQEMRSLRILKIYGSEDFPKFIGFHDAIFGEVYYKIDLSEGLESLPNALWYLYWDRYPLKSLPSKFSPNNLVELRMPYSRLEAPLWNKNQNLGKLKVIDLSYCTHLAEVPDLSRSSKIEHINLSGCIRLERIPSYFKGFDKLTYLHLGHCENLKFFPQMPDNIEFLDLSFTAIEELPASSIQCLLGLTTLKLSYCSRLVSLPESICKLKSLERLDLTDCLEFKYFPEILEPMEHLKFLSLKGTEVEELHSSIGMLIGLQSLILDRCENLQLVPDSINSLKHLKTLSLIGCLSLKNLNLSLSLCSLEVIRLCFCEIPNHLVFLPWLRDLDLGGTNIESLPSSVIQASQLSHLRLNNCTSLRSLPELPVLRYLEANGCESLQTVSRSRTSLTQAWDKYDLFRGSYHFAKCPKLDDKALSNIVSDAHLRIMQVATAPSNFKEVERYKGISSGTSVSIVYEGNELPNWFSHQSEGSSLTIKLPPDWCGTNFLGFALSLVVDQNFGVANVKFGCKCNFRTDNGESREISYPYYVPFNERGYDISRSSHVFVWYGAFAIEEIENFRCSNSFYKLVTKASFDFHFLDHRDRSHKTNFKTCGICLLYAQDAEKLISKCPLFL; encoded by the exons ATGGCGTCTTCATCTTCTGCTGCTGCTGGTGCTATCTCACCTCGAAGAAAGCATGATGTGTTCCTTAGTTTCAGAGGTGAGGACACCCGCGACACCTTCACCAGCCACCTTCATGCTGCTTTACTTCGAAAGAAACTTGACATCTACATAGATTACAAACTGGAGAGAGGGGATGAAATCAGACCTGCCCTTGTAGAAGCTATTGGGAAGTCAAAGCTTTCGGTgatcattttctcaaaaaactATGCTTCTTCCACATGGTGTTTGGGTGAACTCCTGCATATACTAGGATGCAAGGAAGGGGATGGACAGTTTGTTATACCCATTTTTTACGACATCAGTCCAGCAGATGTAAGAAAACAGCAGGGGAGTTATGCAGTTGCATTTGCTCAACTTGAAGAACGTTTCAAGGACTGTATGGACAAGGTGCTTGAGTGGAGGGATGCTTTGGAGAAAGCTGCCAACCTATCTGGTTTTGATAATTCAAACAAAGCCGG GACAGAGGCCGATTTCGTTGAGAAAGTTGTCCAAGTTATATTGACCAAATTGAATTGCAAACAGTCAAGTGATTCTAAGGGCCTCGTTGGAATTGAAACCAAAATCGAGGAAATTGAGTCGTTGTTATGCATTGATTCACCTGATATTTGCACTGTAGGTATATGGGGAATGGGAGGTATTGGCAAGACTACCCTTGCTGGTGCTGTATTTAACCGACTCACTTCTAAATTCGAAGCTTCTTGTTTTCTCGCAAATGTTAGGGAGGAGTCAAGAAAACAAGGGCCAAAGAACTTGCAGAATATACTTCTTCGTGAGATATTAAACGAGAAAGATCTGACTATTGGCACTCCATCTATAGGATCTAAGCTTGTCCGCGAAAGGCTCAGCCGTACAAGGGtcctcattgttcttgatgatgtgaatGATTCAGAACAATTAGAACTTCTAGTCGGAGATGATGTTCGGTTTGGTCCCAAAAGCAGAATCATTGTAACAACTAGAGATAGGAGACTACTGAATGAAATGGTTGGTGAGGACAAAATTTATGAGGTCAAGGGATTAAAAAATGACGAAGCCCTTCAGCTCTTTCAAATGCATGCTTTCAAGAATAAGTCTCCTACGACAGAATATACAGAGTTTTCAAGAAAGGTGATAGATTATATTAAAGGCGTTCCATTGGCTCTTAAAACTTTGGGTGCTTTGTTCCTTCACTGCAAAACAGAAGAAGACTGGGATGAAGAGttgagaaaattgaaaaagtTTCCTAGCGAAAAAGTACAGAATGTGTTGAGACTTAGTTATAATGGattagaagaaaatgagaaggaatgCTTCCTTGATATCGCATGCTTTCTTAAAGGGATGGATGTTGATTCTGCAAAGAGAATGATACAGCTTCGAGGTTTCTTTGAGAACGGAATTCAAGTTCTCATTGATAAGTCTCTACTATCAATTTCAATGACGAATTGCTTGGAGATGCATGATTTGCTTCAGGAAATGGGTCAGAAAATTGTTGGCGAACAATGTACGGATGAGCCCGGAAAACGTAATAGGTTGTGGGCTCCAGAGGATGTCTGTCAGGTTCTGGAGAATAATACA GGAACTGCAAAGGTTAAATGCATATACGTTGACACGTCTAGTCTTACAAGGCTACAACTTTCGGGATCATCCTTCCAAGAGATGCGTAGTCTAAGAATTCTCAAGATCTATGGTTCTGAGGATTTTCCCAAATTTATAGGTTTTCATGATGCTATCTTTGGCGAGGTGTACTACAAGATTGACCTTTCTGAAGGTCTTGAGTCTCTGCCCAATGCTCTCTGGTATCTTTACTGGGACCGATACCCTTTGAAATCTCTTCCATCAAAATTTTCTCCAAACAATCTTGTTGAGCTTCGAATGCCCTATAGCAGACTTGAGGCGCCACTTTGGAATAAGAACCAG AATCTTGGAAAGTTGAAAGTGATCGATCTTAGCTATTGCACACATCTGGCTGAAGTTCCAGATCTCTCTCGGAGTTCAAAAATTGAGCATATAAATCTTTCTGGTTGCATAAGATTGGAACGGATTCCTTCATATTTCAAAGGTTTTGACAAGCTTACTTATCTTCATCTGGGACACTGTGAAAATCTGAAATTCTTTCCTCAGATGCCCGACAACATTGAATTCTTAGATTTATCTTTCACCGCAATAGAGGAATTGCCCGCATCGTCAATTCAGTGTCTCCTTGGTCTCACTACACTCAAACTGAGTTATTGCAGTAGGCTGGTGAGTCTACCAGAGAgcatttgtaagttaaaatctCTTGAGAGACTTGATCTCACTGATTGCCTTGAATTTAAATACTTCCCTGAAATTTTGGAGCCTATGGAACATCTGAAATTTCTTAGTTTAAAAGGAACAGAGGTTGAAGAGCTACATTCATCGATAGGAATGCTAATTGGGCTTCAAAGTTTAATTCTTGACCGGTGCGAAAACCTTCAGCTTGTCCCAGACAGCATCAACAGTTTAAAACATCTTAAAACGTTGAGCCTTATTGGTTGCTTGAGTCTCAAAAATTTAAATCTCTCACTCAGTTTGTGCTCTTTGGAAGTAATAAGGCTATGTTTCTGTGAAATTCCCAACCACCTCGTGTTCTTACCCTGGTTACGAGATTTAGATCTGGGAGGAACCAATATTGAGAGCCTACCTTCAAGCGTCATACAAGCTTCTCAGTTGTCTCACCTGCGCTTAAACAATTGCACGAGCCTTCGATCTTTACCAGAGCTCCCAGTGCTGCGGTATCTTGAAGCAAATGGCTGCGAGTCACTGCAGACAGTTTCAAGATCAAGGACTTCACTCACACAAGCCTGGGATAAATATGATTTGTTTCGAGGGAGTTATCATTTTGCTAAATGCCCGAAACTGGATGATAAGGCACTGAGCAACATAGTCAGTGACGCACACCTAAGAATTATGCAAGTTGCAACTGCGCCATCCAACTTCAAGGAAGTAGAACGTTATAag GGTATCTCTAGTGGGACTTCAGTTAGCATTGTGTACGAGGGAAATGAACTTCCAAATTGGTTCAGCCATCAAAGTGAGGGATCTTCGTTAACCATCAAGCTTCCTCCAGATTGGTGTGGTACGAATTTCTTGGGTTTCGCTCTATCTCTTGTTGTCGATCAAAATTTTGGTGTTGCAAATGTGAAGTTTGGGTGCAAGTGCAATTTTAGAACTGATAATGGTGAAAGCCGTGAAATCAGTTACCCTTACTATGTTCCGTTTAACGAAAGAGGGTACGACATTTCTAGGTCCAGTCACGTGTTTGTCTGGTATGGTGCTTTTGCAATTGAAGAGATAGAGAATTTCAGATGCTCCAATTCTTTTTACAAACTCGTCACCAAGGCCTCTTTTGACTTCCACTTCCTAGACCATCGTGACAGAAGtcacaaaactaatttcaaaacGTGTGGAATCTGCCTGTTGTATGCTCAAGATGCCGAGAAACTAATTTCGAAATGTCCTCTGTTTCTTTAA